A genome region from Amblyraja radiata isolate CabotCenter1 chromosome 32, sAmbRad1.1.pri, whole genome shotgun sequence includes the following:
- the LOC116991068 gene encoding uncharacterized protein LOC116991068 isoform X2, translating to MERRAALGERLHRVIGPRFPDLGVKLTGMLLELPVPVLDQMIHDEELLSAGLEKALSTLQNSTEKCLFKTVEDDTDSDSTDSLGDQLYDLVDSHRTGHSEQITGMLLELGSNEVKKLVSDPQLLEQKIHIAREALEQALPPKTRVSDLDCDDVKERLGEKIFEQVEKIDPKNCACITGMLLELDPSAIQKLLTDSLALKGAVERAQAALPQAAAQRSSDSDLNNEDVSDLDSETENLGEELYSYINSTKYSLHSSKLTGMLLEMPHSSLVELLKSQKQLDEKIQLAAAALTDS from the exons ATGGAGCGGCGGGCGGCGCTGGGCGAGCGGCTGCACCGGGTGATCGGACCGCGGTTCCCGGACCTCGGCGTGAAGCTGACAG GGATGTTGCTGGAGCTGCCAGTTCCTGTACTGGATCAGATGATACATGACGAGGAGTTGCTGTCTGCTGGACTCGAGAAAGCACTGAGCACACTTCAGAACTCCACAGAGAAATG TTTGTTTAAAACTGTGGAGGACGATACGGATTCTGATTCTACGGATTCGCTGGGCGATCAGCTGTATGACCTGGTGGATAGTCACCGAACCGGGCACAGTGAGCAAATAACAG GAATGCTGCTGGAATTGGGAAGCAATGAAGTAAAGAAGCTGGTCAGTGACCCACAACTGTTGGAACAGAAGATTCACATTGCCCGGGAAGCACTTGAGCA GGCATTGCCTCCCAAGACGCGTGTATCTGATTTGGACTGTGATGATGTGAAGGAGAGGCTTGGAGAGAAGATTTTTGAACAGGTTGAAAAGATTGACCCAAAGAACTGTGCATGCATCACTG GAATGCTTTTGGAATTGGATCCGTCAGCTATTCAGAAGTTGCTGACCGACAGCTTGGCGTTGAAAGGTGCTGTCGAAAGAGCTCAGGCTGCACTTCCACAGGCAGCCGCTCAGAGATCCTCAGACTCCGACCTGAATAATGAGGACGTAAGTGATCTGGACAGTGAAACAGAAAATCTAGGAGAGGAATTGTACAGTTACATCAACAGTACAAAATACAGTCTGCACTCCAGCAAGCTAACAG GCATGCTGCTCGAGATGCCTCACAGCAGCTTAGTGGAACTGCTGAAATCCCAGAAACAGCTGGATGAGAAAATCCAGCTTGCTGCTGCAGCACTGACAGACAGCTGA
- the LOC116991068 gene encoding uncharacterized protein LOC116991068 isoform X1 has protein sequence MERRAALGERLHRVIGPRFPDLGVKLTGMLLELPVPVLDQMIHDEELLSAGLEKALSTLQNSTEKCARDKVFCLTSSLFKTVEDDTDSDSTDSLGDQLYDLVDSHRTGHSEQITGMLLELGSNEVKKLVSDPQLLEQKIHIAREALEQALPPKTRVSDLDCDDVKERLGEKIFEQVEKIDPKNCACITGMLLELDPSAIQKLLTDSLALKGAVERAQAALPQAAAQRSSDSDLNNEDVSDLDSETENLGEELYSYINSTKYSLHSSKLTGMLLEMPHSSLVELLKSQKQLDEKIQLAAAALTDS, from the exons ATGGAGCGGCGGGCGGCGCTGGGCGAGCGGCTGCACCGGGTGATCGGACCGCGGTTCCCGGACCTCGGCGTGAAGCTGACAG GGATGTTGCTGGAGCTGCCAGTTCCTGTACTGGATCAGATGATACATGACGAGGAGTTGCTGTCTGCTGGACTCGAGAAAGCACTGAGCACACTTCAGAACTCCACAGAGAAATG TGCGAGAGACAAAGTATTTTGTTTGACTTCCAGTTTGTTTAAAACTGTGGAGGACGATACGGATTCTGATTCTACGGATTCGCTGGGCGATCAGCTGTATGACCTGGTGGATAGTCACCGAACCGGGCACAGTGAGCAAATAACAG GAATGCTGCTGGAATTGGGAAGCAATGAAGTAAAGAAGCTGGTCAGTGACCCACAACTGTTGGAACAGAAGATTCACATTGCCCGGGAAGCACTTGAGCA GGCATTGCCTCCCAAGACGCGTGTATCTGATTTGGACTGTGATGATGTGAAGGAGAGGCTTGGAGAGAAGATTTTTGAACAGGTTGAAAAGATTGACCCAAAGAACTGTGCATGCATCACTG GAATGCTTTTGGAATTGGATCCGTCAGCTATTCAGAAGTTGCTGACCGACAGCTTGGCGTTGAAAGGTGCTGTCGAAAGAGCTCAGGCTGCACTTCCACAGGCAGCCGCTCAGAGATCCTCAGACTCCGACCTGAATAATGAGGACGTAAGTGATCTGGACAGTGAAACAGAAAATCTAGGAGAGGAATTGTACAGTTACATCAACAGTACAAAATACAGTCTGCACTCCAGCAAGCTAACAG GCATGCTGCTCGAGATGCCTCACAGCAGCTTAGTGGAACTGCTGAAATCCCAGAAACAGCTGGATGAGAAAATCCAGCTTGCTGCTGCAGCACTGACAGACAGCTGA
- the LOC116991068 gene encoding uncharacterized protein LOC116991068 isoform X3 produces the protein MLLELPVPVLDQMIHDEELLSAGLEKALSTLQNSTEKCARDKVFCLTSSLFKTVEDDTDSDSTDSLGDQLYDLVDSHRTGHSEQITGMLLELGSNEVKKLVSDPQLLEQKIHIAREALEQALPPKTRVSDLDCDDVKERLGEKIFEQVEKIDPKNCACITGMLLELDPSAIQKLLTDSLALKGAVERAQAALPQAAAQRSSDSDLNNEDVSDLDSETENLGEELYSYINSTKYSLHSSKLTGMLLEMPHSSLVELLKSQKQLDEKIQLAAAALTDS, from the exons ATGTTGCTGGAGCTGCCAGTTCCTGTACTGGATCAGATGATACATGACGAGGAGTTGCTGTCTGCTGGACTCGAGAAAGCACTGAGCACACTTCAGAACTCCACAGAGAAATG TGCGAGAGACAAAGTATTTTGTTTGACTTCCAGTTTGTTTAAAACTGTGGAGGACGATACGGATTCTGATTCTACGGATTCGCTGGGCGATCAGCTGTATGACCTGGTGGATAGTCACCGAACCGGGCACAGTGAGCAAATAACAG GAATGCTGCTGGAATTGGGAAGCAATGAAGTAAAGAAGCTGGTCAGTGACCCACAACTGTTGGAACAGAAGATTCACATTGCCCGGGAAGCACTTGAGCA GGCATTGCCTCCCAAGACGCGTGTATCTGATTTGGACTGTGATGATGTGAAGGAGAGGCTTGGAGAGAAGATTTTTGAACAGGTTGAAAAGATTGACCCAAAGAACTGTGCATGCATCACTG GAATGCTTTTGGAATTGGATCCGTCAGCTATTCAGAAGTTGCTGACCGACAGCTTGGCGTTGAAAGGTGCTGTCGAAAGAGCTCAGGCTGCACTTCCACAGGCAGCCGCTCAGAGATCCTCAGACTCCGACCTGAATAATGAGGACGTAAGTGATCTGGACAGTGAAACAGAAAATCTAGGAGAGGAATTGTACAGTTACATCAACAGTACAAAATACAGTCTGCACTCCAGCAAGCTAACAG GCATGCTGCTCGAGATGCCTCACAGCAGCTTAGTGGAACTGCTGAAATCCCAGAAACAGCTGGATGAGAAAATCCAGCTTGCTGCTGCAGCACTGACAGACAGCTGA
- the rpl28 gene encoding 60S ribosomal protein L28: MSSHLQWMVVRNCSSFLIKRNRQVYSTEPNNLKARNSYRYNGLIHRKTVGVEPAADGKGVVVVLKKRAGQRKPATSYEKITINKNGRATLNSLRHIIRKNNYRKDLRMAALRRASAILKSQKPVVVKKKRTRTTKNA; encoded by the exons ATGTCGTCCCACCTGCAATGGATGGTCGTCCGCAACTGCTCCAGCTTCCTCATCAAACGCAACAGACAGGTCTAcagcacg GAGCCCAACAACCTGAAGGCCAGAAATTCCTACCGTTACAATGGACTCATTCATCGTAAAACTGTGGGTGTAGAGCCAGCAGCTGATGGAAAAGGAGTGGTTGTAGTCCTGAAAAAGCGAGCGG GTCAAAGGAAACCAGCCACATCCTATGAAAAGATCACCATCAATAAGAATGGTCGTGCTACCCTGAACAGTCTGCGCCACATCATTCGCAAGAACAACTACCGGAAGGATCTCCGCATG GCTGCTCTCCGTCGTGCCAGTGCCATCCTGAAGAGCCAGAAACCAGTTGTGGTCAAAAAGAAACGCACCAGGACAACCAAGAATGCATAA